From a single Candidatus Polarisedimenticolia bacterium genomic region:
- a CDS encoding response regulator codes for MDVCNVLVIDDDPNIRNLLTELLAGRQDILLFVAGSGPEAVKHFAANRVDVVLTDIHMPGFTGLELMADMKKINFKPEILVMTANATPESVETSRKLGARSVILKPFDDLEVIESEINKAMAAARAARGAGHAPGAVQPSAAPSAAAKPAPPVSEPLPDFDAWNGELTGNDTPVVPPSPGAARPAPAPIAVAPATAATLRPAPKPPAVQSPEAPASPAPPPQAAPLRPASGQGLRAVPKPAAAARAGQAPHLVEAPHPPDIPPRAPAATPAPAPRAPAVAPAPAPHAPAAARASAPPQAHAAPAPASHPAGAVSHVAEENHQPARVPAAADPPHHEETVPDIPPALESIFRTAARFDTGKLRMQVPIVCLQTWEEKGATAALRRLATSLQREFCVWSVGKGLVKENGQSMGDIYREPGRALEFIRRHKGNGLYVFADFRSCLEDKAVVRLLREMVMDLETARSMLVLMAPRLPAPPELQPVCAAFDWPAGGPVDPLALYEEVAEDVAAATGLGLDLPGADREALLQLIKDMPAGRARFEIARALMARAR; via the coding sequence TCGTCCTGACCGACATCCACATGCCGGGCTTCACGGGACTCGAGCTGATGGCCGACATGAAGAAGATCAACTTCAAGCCCGAGATCCTGGTCATGACGGCCAACGCCACCCCGGAAAGCGTCGAAACCTCCCGGAAGCTCGGCGCCCGGAGCGTCATTCTCAAGCCGTTCGACGATCTCGAGGTCATCGAGTCCGAGATCAACAAGGCGATGGCCGCCGCGCGGGCGGCGCGCGGAGCCGGCCATGCTCCGGGTGCCGTTCAGCCGAGCGCCGCCCCCTCCGCCGCCGCGAAGCCCGCGCCCCCGGTCTCCGAGCCGCTGCCCGATTTCGACGCCTGGAACGGGGAGCTGACGGGCAACGACACCCCGGTGGTCCCGCCGTCCCCGGGCGCCGCGCGCCCGGCCCCCGCGCCGATCGCGGTGGCGCCGGCTACGGCCGCCACCCTGCGCCCCGCGCCGAAGCCGCCCGCTGTACAGTCCCCGGAAGCGCCCGCGTCCCCGGCGCCGCCTCCGCAGGCCGCACCGCTGCGCCCTGCGTCCGGCCAGGGGCTGCGTGCCGTGCCGAAGCCCGCGGCGGCGGCCCGCGCGGGACAGGCCCCGCACCTGGTCGAAGCGCCACACCCGCCCGACATCCCTCCCCGCGCTCCGGCCGCAACCCCGGCCCCGGCGCCGCGCGCTCCGGCGGTCGCTCCTGCGCCCGCGCCGCATGCTCCGGCCGCAGCTCGGGCCTCCGCGCCGCCGCAGGCCCATGCCGCACCGGCGCCCGCGTCGCATCCCGCGGGCGCCGTGTCGCACGTCGCGGAGGAGAATCACCAGCCGGCGAGGGTCCCGGCGGCAGCGGACCCGCCCCATCATGAGGAGACGGTCCCCGACATCCCGCCCGCCCTGGAGAGCATCTTCCGCACGGCGGCCCGCTTCGATACGGGAAAGCTCCGCATGCAGGTGCCGATCGTCTGCCTTCAGACCTGGGAGGAGAAGGGGGCGACCGCCGCGCTCCGCCGGCTGGCCACCTCGCTGCAGAGGGAGTTCTGCGTCTGGTCGGTGGGGAAGGGCCTGGTGAAGGAGAACGGGCAGTCGATGGGGGACATCTACCGCGAGCCCGGGCGCGCGCTCGAGTTCATTCGCCGCCACAAGGGGAACGGGCTCTATGTCTTCGCCGACTTCCGTTCCTGTCTGGAGGACAAGGCGGTGGTCAGGCTCCTGCGCGAGATGGTGATGGATCTGGAGACGGCGCGATCGATGCTGGTCCTCATGGCGCCACGCCTGCCGGCCCCGCCCGAACTGCAGCCGGTGTGCGCCGCCTTCGACTGGCCGGCAGGGGGGCCCGTCGATCCCCTGGCGCTCTACGAGGAAGTGGCCGAGGACGTGGCCGCGGCGACCGGGCTAGGCCTCGATCTGCCCGGGGCGGACCGCGAGGCGCTGCTGCAGCTGATCAAGGACATGCCGGCCGGCCGCGCGCGCTTCGAGATCGCCCGCGCCCTGATGGCGCGCGCCAGGTAG
- a CDS encoding DUF4388 domain-containing protein has product MSAPVLSGDLRAFPLPDILLMISTNHKSGILRCLQPGATKSVEWEDGEIVFARSSMPGDRLGAFLLARGAVSAAQIQQASPMVGTPDRLGKALIRIGALTPSEMWNAVQGQIKEIVYSLFHWREGQFEFREGPPASEKIALDINVMNLIMEGTRRLDEWSRVKEKIQNDRVVLAPLKSTAEMARSLSLSDFETVVLSLVDGRRTVRDIVVMARRGEFETWQALHVLLSAGLVRIQLLALDPAKARHEAPQSDDEALDRTIGQYGGAISMLLERASATAPGDLPRLRKLLRDASFDKAELLKEIAVDPEGRIDRRILLANVADYPPGQRARLLQGALERLLRLLIDNLRDRIPVDDISVALGPAE; this is encoded by the coding sequence ATGAGCGCGCCGGTCCTCTCGGGAGATCTGCGGGCCTTTCCGCTTCCCGATATCCTGCTGATGATCAGCACCAACCACAAGAGCGGCATCCTGCGCTGCCTGCAGCCCGGAGCCACGAAATCCGTCGAGTGGGAGGACGGCGAGATCGTCTTCGCGCGCTCGAGCATGCCCGGGGATCGCCTCGGGGCCTTCCTCCTGGCCCGCGGCGCGGTCAGCGCGGCGCAGATCCAGCAGGCGTCGCCGATGGTCGGGACGCCGGATCGCCTCGGCAAGGCGCTCATCCGGATCGGGGCCCTGACCCCGTCCGAGATGTGGAACGCCGTGCAGGGCCAGATCAAGGAGATCGTCTACTCCCTGTTCCACTGGAGGGAGGGACAGTTCGAGTTCCGGGAAGGCCCCCCTGCCAGCGAGAAGATCGCCCTCGACATCAACGTCATGAATCTCATCATGGAAGGCACGCGCCGCCTGGACGAGTGGTCCCGCGTCAAGGAGAAGATCCAGAACGACCGTGTGGTCCTCGCACCTCTGAAGTCGACCGCCGAGATGGCGCGCTCCTTGAGCCTGTCCGACTTCGAGACGGTGGTCCTGTCGCTGGTGGACGGACGGCGCACGGTCCGCGACATCGTCGTCATGGCCCGCCGGGGCGAGTTCGAGACCTGGCAGGCCCTGCACGTCCTGCTGTCGGCCGGGCTCGTCCGCATCCAGCTCCTGGCGCTCGATCCGGCCAAGGCCCGTCACGAGGCGCCGCAGTCGGACGACGAGGCCCTGGATCGGACGATCGGGCAGTACGGCGGCGCCATCTCCATGCTCCTGGAGCGGGCCTCGGCCACCGCTCCCGGGGACCTGCCCCGCCTGCGCAAGCTCCTGCGCGATGCGTCGTTCGACAAGGCCGAGCTCCTGAAGGAGATCGCCGTCGATCCCGAGGGCCGGATCGATCGGCGCATCCTGCTCGCCAACGTCGCCGACTACCCGCCGGGTCAGCGGGCCCGCCTCCTGCAGGGGGCGCTCGAAAGGCTGCTGCGCCTCCTGATCGACAATCTGCGGGACAGGATTCCGGTCGACGACATCTCGGTGGCGCTCGGTCCCGCGGAGTGA
- a CDS encoding response regulator transcription factor, translating to MPQTILVVDDERDIVELLRYNLAQAGYRVVSASDGRQAVEIAGREHPDLIVLDLMLPVMPGSEVARALKQDEKTRAIPILMLTARGEEVDRVVGFELGADDYVVKPFSPRELVLRVQAILRRDDKETPGERIVHDPLVIDVGAHIVRLKNREITLTATEFKLLHRLARRPGRAYSRDQLLSDVWGYGGEVETRTVDTHMKRLRAKLGPVGEWIETVRGVGYRFRPAGHRADD from the coding sequence ATGCCGCAGACGATTCTGGTGGTGGACGACGAGCGGGACATCGTCGAGCTTCTGCGCTACAACCTGGCGCAGGCGGGTTACCGCGTGGTGTCGGCATCGGACGGCCGGCAGGCCGTGGAGATCGCCGGCCGCGAGCACCCCGACCTCATCGTCCTCGACCTCATGCTGCCGGTGATGCCGGGGTCCGAGGTGGCCCGGGCCCTGAAGCAGGACGAGAAGACGCGGGCCATCCCGATCCTCATGCTGACGGCGCGCGGCGAGGAGGTCGATCGCGTCGTCGGCTTCGAGCTGGGCGCTGACGACTACGTCGTCAAGCCGTTCTCGCCGCGCGAGCTGGTGCTGCGCGTGCAGGCGATCCTCAGGCGCGACGACAAGGAGACCCCCGGCGAGCGCATCGTCCACGATCCGCTGGTCATCGACGTCGGGGCCCACATCGTCCGCCTGAAGAACCGGGAGATCACTCTCACCGCCACCGAGTTCAAGCTGCTGCACCGTCTGGCGCGGCGCCCCGGCCGGGCCTACAGCCGCGACCAGCTCCTGTCGGATGTCTGGGGCTATGGCGGCGAGGTGGAGACCCGCACGGTCGACACCCACATGAAGCGCCTGCGCGCCAAGCTGGGCCCGGTCGGCGAGTGGATCGAGACGGTGCGCGGCGTGGGCTACCGTTTCCGGCCCGCCGGCCACCGGGCCGACGACTGA
- a CDS encoding ATP-binding protein: MRITVIDAGGTVLGDTELDAAGLRGVENHAGRSEIREAMRSGVGRAVRRSSTLAADLLYLAARIDPGDPARGVVRLAVPLTSVHEAQEEIRTPIILGAIVSILAAAALGWLVARNPARRIEAMSRTASEFADGRTGVRAAAGGADEITVLARSLNRMAEELEHRLVLLERERSQLRTVLEGMVEGVVLTDPTGRILVANEAFRRIFDALLPVEGSLPLETARVPALQEAIEAALLADGALTREIALGGAQDKVIQASLAAILESGRTIGAVAVFHDVTELKRLERVRSEFVANVSHELRTPLTAIKGYAETLRDGGLRDAEAAAGFVQVIHRHAERLRALIEDLLDLAAVEQNQARISLAPVSLRDVVSQAEAVTRPAAAGRRHTVTVDVPGDLPRVQADRDRLAQILINLLDNAVKFTPEGGRIDVSARPAPGRVIVSIKDNGVGIPPEDIGRIFERFYRVDRARGRREGGTGLGLAIAKHLTLAMGGAIEVESLPGSGTTFHLSFPAA; this comes from the coding sequence GTGCGCATCACCGTCATCGATGCGGGCGGCACGGTCCTCGGCGACACCGAGCTCGACGCCGCCGGGCTGAGGGGAGTCGAGAACCACGCCGGCCGATCCGAGATCAGGGAGGCGATGCGCTCCGGCGTCGGGCGCGCGGTGCGTCGCAGCAGCACCCTGGCCGCCGACCTCCTGTACCTGGCCGCACGGATCGACCCCGGGGATCCCGCGCGCGGCGTCGTCCGCCTGGCCGTGCCCCTCACTTCGGTGCACGAGGCCCAGGAGGAGATCCGGACGCCGATCATCCTGGGGGCTATCGTCTCGATCCTGGCGGCAGCGGCGCTCGGCTGGCTCGTCGCCCGGAACCCGGCCCGGCGCATCGAGGCGATGTCGCGCACCGCCTCGGAGTTCGCCGACGGACGGACGGGCGTCCGGGCCGCGGCCGGCGGCGCCGACGAGATCACCGTGCTGGCGCGCTCGCTCAACCGCATGGCCGAGGAGCTCGAGCATCGCCTCGTCCTCCTGGAGCGGGAGAGGAGCCAGCTGCGCACCGTGCTCGAGGGGATGGTCGAGGGGGTCGTCCTGACCGACCCGACCGGTCGGATCCTCGTGGCCAACGAGGCCTTCCGGAGGATTTTCGACGCGCTTCTTCCCGTCGAAGGGAGCCTGCCGCTCGAGACCGCGCGCGTGCCGGCGCTGCAGGAGGCCATCGAGGCGGCCCTGCTGGCGGATGGTGCCCTGACCCGCGAAATCGCCCTGGGCGGCGCGCAGGACAAGGTGATCCAAGCCAGTCTCGCCGCCATCCTGGAGTCGGGGAGGACCATCGGGGCGGTCGCCGTGTTCCACGACGTGACCGAGCTGAAGCGGCTGGAGCGCGTGCGGAGCGAGTTCGTCGCCAACGTGTCGCACGAGCTGCGCACTCCACTCACAGCGATCAAGGGATATGCCGAGACGCTGCGGGACGGCGGACTGCGCGATGCCGAGGCGGCGGCCGGGTTCGTCCAGGTGATCCACCGCCATGCCGAGAGGCTGCGCGCCCTCATCGAGGATCTGCTCGACCTGGCGGCGGTCGAGCAGAACCAGGCGCGCATCTCGCTCGCCCCCGTCTCGCTGCGCGACGTCGTCTCCCAGGCCGAGGCGGTCACCCGCCCCGCCGCCGCGGGCAGGCGGCACACCGTGACGGTGGATGTTCCCGGCGACCTCCCGCGGGTCCAGGCCGATCGGGATCGTCTGGCGCAGATCCTGATCAACCTCCTGGACAACGCGGTCAAGTTCACGCCCGAGGGGGGGCGTATCGACGTGTCGGCCCGGCCCGCGCCGGGTCGGGTGATCGTGTCGATCAAGGACAACGGAGTCGGCATCCCCCCGGAGGACATCGGCCGGATCTTCGAGCGCTTCTACCGCGTCGACCGCGCCCGCGGCCGCCGCGAGGGAGGCACCGGGCTGGGCCTGGCCATCGCCAAGCACCTCACCCTGGCGATGGGGGGGGCCATCGAGGTCGAGAGCCTTCCCGGCTCGGGGACGACGTTCCACCTTTCCTTCCCGGCTGCCTGA
- a CDS encoding porin → MRTRTAGALLGLLLAAAAAPALAQDQNQWGYDKGFFFRTSNFELKISTRTQFRYTYTMTDENSLTDDNGAFNLPRTRLRLDGFAFYPWLKYKVQYDFTGQTYTTATSVAVPGTVPATVSLSNKRGPDLRDLYFDLTRHPWTSVRLGQFKAPLGIQELTSSGDQEFVDRSIASESFAPSRQQGAMLWGTSYAKKFGYEAGVFNGNARNVTANDNTGYMYVGRVHWDPMGEYKLSESSVDHPEKPLWTIGASYMLSTTEASLLKTAEELSQDTLEGFFAFKLKRLFVLADYYARTQEQAGTAPDVDSSGAIAQVGFFLVPRKVEIAARWSELDPDTDVDDNVQTESRIGFGYYFSKHELKFQADYGQIKNEASATDEKTNQFRAQLQVVF, encoded by the coding sequence ATGCGAACACGAACTGCGGGAGCGCTCCTGGGCCTGCTCCTGGCCGCTGCGGCCGCACCCGCCCTGGCGCAGGATCAGAACCAGTGGGGCTACGACAAGGGGTTCTTCTTCAGGACCTCGAATTTCGAGCTGAAGATCTCCACCCGCACGCAGTTCCGCTACACCTACACGATGACCGACGAGAACTCGCTGACCGACGACAACGGCGCCTTCAACCTGCCACGCACGCGCCTGCGCCTGGACGGCTTCGCCTTCTACCCGTGGCTGAAGTACAAGGTGCAGTACGACTTCACCGGCCAGACGTACACCACTGCGACGAGCGTCGCGGTGCCGGGGACCGTCCCAGCGACCGTCTCCCTGTCGAACAAGCGCGGCCCCGACCTGCGGGACCTCTATTTCGACCTGACCCGTCACCCATGGACCTCGGTGCGCCTGGGGCAGTTCAAGGCCCCGCTCGGCATCCAGGAGCTGACCTCCTCGGGAGACCAGGAGTTCGTGGATCGCTCGATCGCCTCCGAGTCGTTCGCGCCGTCGCGGCAGCAGGGGGCGATGCTCTGGGGAACCTCGTACGCCAAGAAGTTCGGATACGAGGCGGGGGTGTTCAACGGAAACGCCCGCAACGTGACCGCCAACGACAATACGGGCTACATGTACGTCGGCCGCGTCCATTGGGACCCGATGGGCGAGTACAAGCTCTCCGAGTCGTCGGTGGACCACCCCGAAAAGCCGCTGTGGACGATCGGCGCCTCGTACATGCTGAGCACCACCGAGGCGAGCCTGCTCAAGACCGCCGAGGAGCTGTCGCAGGACACCCTGGAAGGGTTCTTCGCCTTCAAGCTCAAGCGGCTGTTCGTCCTGGCGGACTACTACGCCCGCACGCAGGAGCAGGCCGGCACCGCGCCCGATGTCGACTCGTCGGGCGCCATCGCCCAGGTCGGCTTTTTCCTGGTGCCGCGCAAGGTCGAGATCGCCGCGCGCTGGAGCGAGCTCGATCCGGACACCGACGTGGATGACAACGTCCAGACCGAGTCTCGGATCGGCTTCGGCTACTACTTCAGCAAGCACGAGCTGAAGTTCCAGGCGGATTACGGGCAGATCAAGAACGAGGCCTCGGCGACGGACGAGAAGACGAACCAGTTCCGCGCCCAACTGCAGGTGGTGTTCTGA
- a CDS encoding PstS family phosphate ABC transporter substrate-binding protein has product MNTRRILAVAAAWTMGAAGLAGPLLAAETITVKGSDTMVILGQRWAEEYMKANKDVTIQVTGGGSGTGIAALINGTTTLANSSRPIKAEEKEAAKKNGSDVIEFKTAMDALAVVVNADNPINHLTMQQIGKIYTGYINNWKQVGGPDKRILRYTRESNSGTYVFFKEHVLNNRDYAADAQTMPGTSAVAEAVSKDAAGIGFGGVAYFADNPKLRILKIAKDDKSEPISPLLTGGKINFEVVWSQTYPISRYLYVYSAGQPKGAAKAYLDWILGPVGQQIVEKIEYVPMPGHAGSERTAAN; this is encoded by the coding sequence ATGAACACGCGAAGAATTCTGGCCGTCGCCGCGGCCTGGACGATGGGCGCGGCAGGCCTGGCGGGGCCGCTCCTGGCGGCTGAGACGATCACGGTCAAGGGCTCGGATACGATGGTGATCCTGGGACAGCGATGGGCCGAGGAGTACATGAAGGCGAACAAGGACGTCACCATCCAGGTGACCGGCGGCGGCTCGGGCACCGGCATCGCCGCACTCATCAACGGCACCACCACCCTGGCGAACTCCAGCCGACCGATCAAGGCGGAGGAGAAGGAGGCGGCGAAGAAGAACGGCTCCGACGTCATCGAATTCAAGACGGCGATGGACGCCCTGGCGGTGGTGGTCAACGCCGACAACCCGATCAATCACCTGACCATGCAGCAGATCGGCAAGATCTACACCGGCTACATCAACAACTGGAAGCAGGTCGGCGGTCCCGACAAGAGGATTCTTCGATACACTCGCGAATCGAACAGCGGGACCTATGTCTTCTTCAAAGAGCACGTCCTGAACAACCGGGACTACGCCGCCGACGCGCAGACCATGCCGGGGACCAGCGCCGTCGCGGAGGCGGTGTCCAAGGACGCCGCGGGCATCGGCTTCGGCGGTGTGGCATACTTCGCCGACAATCCGAAACTCAGGATTCTGAAGATCGCGAAGGACGACAAGAGCGAGCCGATCTCCCCGCTGCTCACCGGCGGGAAGATCAATTTCGAGGTCGTCTGGAGCCAGACCTACCCGATCTCGCGCTACCTGTACGTCTATTCAGCCGGCCAGCCGAAGGGGGCGGCCAAGGCGTACCTCGACTGGATCCTCGGTCCCGTGGGGCAGCAGATCGTCGAGAAGATCGAGTACGTCCCGATGCCGGGGCATGCCGGATCGGAGCGGACCGCCGCGAATTGA